A genomic window from Silene latifolia isolate original U9 population chromosome 11, ASM4854445v1, whole genome shotgun sequence includes:
- the LOC141614030 gene encoding uncharacterized protein LOC141614030 codes for MIISSWNIRGLNDPLKHHEVGNFLVRNKVDVFGLLETHVKEKNTATIFNKFSRYHILTNYQSHPNGRIWFFLNPRTTTLHSSVITMQSIHCTVVHNATNQKLDITMVYGCNSAKDREQLWQHLVHLSSCTDKWILMGDFNIVRDFSERLGPNPPRLSEILQFNDCLETSFPSSSVHVMLPGISDHSPLLVKVFEDTPCHRMFSFLNCWTTHSQFLPTVKNSWSVSVKGSAMFKIFRKLYLLRNGLRSLHQEGFSQLPARVKQAWVDWQDCQQLLQTAPSDNALMAQETTLMATYKTLKAAELSMLQQREKIQGINKNDCSSSYFFARITQRRQQSIVGHITDHNGNVVQGVADVNAAFVNYYKELLGEKQEVQPLDREFIASGACLPEANHASLCTAVTNKEIKDALFSIDSTKSPGHDGYSHWVFKSTWQSSWGGFYGSLLGATSDRKAPQAS; via the exons ATGATCATCTCTTCCTGGAATATTAGGGGGCTTAATGACCCCCTAAAACACCATGAGGTTGGCAACTTCTTGGTGCGTAATAAGGTGGACGTTTTTGGTCTTTTGGAAACTCATGTCAAGGAAAAGAATACTGCTACTATCTTCAATAAATTTAGTAGGTATCATATACTTACTAACTATCAGAGTCATCCTAATGGGAGAATCTGGTTCTTTCTAAATCCTAGGACAACTACTCTTCATAGCAGTGTGATCACTATGCAATCTATTCACTGCACAGTTGTTCATAATGCTACTAATCAAAAGTTGGACATTACTATGGTCTATGGGTGCAATAGTGCTAAGGATAGAGAACAGTTGTGGCAGCACTTAGTTCATCTTTCCTCTTGCACTGATAAATGGATACTCATGGGAGATTTCAATATTGTTCGTGATTTTTCTGAGAGACTGGGACCTAACCCTCCTAGACTTTCTGAAATTCTGCAATTCAATGACTGTCTGGAGACTT CTTTCCCTAGCTCTTCTGTCCATGTTATGCTTCCTGGTATCTCAGATCATTCCCCTCTTCTGGTTAAGGTTTTTGAGGATACTCCCTGCCACAGGATGTTCAGCTTTCTCAACTGTTGGACTACGCACTCTCAGTTTCTTCCTACGGTTAAGAACAGCTGGAGTGTCTCTGTCAAGGGCTCTGccatgtttaaaatttttagaaaGCTATATTTACTCAGGAATGGCTTAAGATCCCTGCATCAGGAGGGGTTTAGTCAGCTCCCTGCCAGAGTTAAGCAAGCTTGGGTGGATTGGCAAGATTGCCAGCAGCTGCTCCAAACTGCTCCTTCTGATAATGCATTGATGGCTCAGGAGACTACTTTAATGGCTACTTATAAGACTCTTAAAGCTGCTGAACTTAGCATGCTTCAGCAGAGAGAGAAAATTCAGGGGATAAATAAAAATGACTGCTCCTCTTCTTATTTCTTTGCCAGGATTACTCAGAGGAGGCAACAGAGCATTGTTGGGCACATTACTGATCATAATGGTAATGTTGTTCAAGGTGTGGCTGATGTTAATGCTGCATTTGTCAATTATTATAAAGAGCTCCTGGGGGAGAAACAGGAAGTCCAGCCTCTGGATAGGGAGTTCATTGCTTCTGGTGCTTGCTTGCCTGAAGCTAATCACGCCTCCCTTTGTACTGCTGTGACTAATAAGGAAATTAAAGATGCTCTCTTCTCTATTGATAGCACTAAGAGTCCTGGCCATGATGGTTATTCTCACTGGGTTTTTAAATCCACTTGGCAAAGTTCTTGGGGAGGATTTTATGGAAGTCTGTTAGGAGCTACTTCAGACCGGAAAGCTCCTCAAGCAAGCTAA